A region of Actinobacillus porcitonsillarum DNA encodes the following proteins:
- a CDS encoding DUF4376 domain-containing protein, producing the protein MYFFDVNQKSFLVEGINEIPKTAIKVSEKEYQLLTAGRNSGKEIVLMNDTLTLTSVRPSKYHTYNGKEWIITPEQQAVKKSEEIAKMREKINALRDEKSAGGVYVETLGKWFDSDAKAQSKLLGLKATMDLVRSEMTVSWTCADNTEVENFGKPQLTAVIATILQAESHNHTVARQHKATLEKMENPLEYDYSSGWAKTYQEYLEEQK; encoded by the coding sequence GTGTATTTTTTTGACGTAAACCAAAAGTCCTTCTTGGTAGAAGGTATTAACGAAATTCCGAAAACAGCTATTAAGGTTTCGGAAAAAGAATACCAATTACTGACTGCTGGTAGAAACAGTGGAAAAGAAATTGTATTAATGAATGACACACTTACGCTTACAAGCGTGCGACCATCTAAATATCACACTTACAATGGCAAAGAATGGATTATCACGCCCGAACAACAAGCGGTCAAAAAATCCGAAGAAATTGCAAAAATGCGAGAAAAAATCAACGCATTGCGAGATGAAAAATCAGCAGGTGGTGTGTATGTCGAAACGCTCGGAAAGTGGTTTGATTCGGACGCTAAAGCACAATCTAAACTACTTGGATTGAAAGCGACTATGGATTTAGTCAGAAGCGAAATGACCGTGAGCTGGACGTGTGCTGATAACACCGAAGTGGAGAATTTCGGTAAACCTCAACTCACAGCAGTTATTGCCACAATTTTACAAGCCGAAAGTCACAATCACACTGTAGCACGTCAGCACAAGGCGACACTTGAGAAAATGGAAAATCCACTTGAGTATGATTATTCAAGCGGTTGGGCAAAAACTTATCAAGAATATTTAGAGGAACAAAAATGA
- a CDS encoding DNA helicase UvrD, which translates to MKNKYLYHLLIALDQLANAIFAGAADETISSRCYRGAVKGKKKWVIAEKCVNALFFDKLHCKTAYESEIKRRQYPTEFQAI; encoded by the coding sequence ATGAAAAATAAATACTTATATCATTTATTGATTGCACTAGATCAACTTGCTAACGCAATCTTTGCCGGAGCAGCAGACGAAACAATCTCAAGTCGTTGCTATCGCGGTGCGGTGAAAGGCAAGAAAAAGTGGGTTATTGCCGAAAAATGTGTAAATGCGTTATTTTTTGACAAATTGCATTGTAAAACAGCGTACGAAAGCGAAATTAAGCGTCGCCAATATCCTACTGAATTTCAAGCAATTTAA